The genomic interval AAGAGTCGACATAATCCAACATGATGTTTTATTACTGACCCTGTGACATTGTGTAAAGTTTCGTTTtgataggagtaaaggaaaCATTTGTCCCATTGGGGTTTATTgttgcctggccttattggcacacattgatgagaattaaacttatttcctcaactaggatttcttaggacttttagtatgttgttctggacacctcatagaaatgatCCATGCtgaaattttattttttacaattagTTCGATTTTTGGCTCCAAAATGACTTACTTGGCCTGGCCTATTAAACTACAAGGATTGTATCATTGTTAGGAATCCATATTTGAAGGTGTTTAACCAGTGACACTGGTTTCACGTATCAAGGAGGTGGGACTCAAAAccaaggagcaggtggaggaaaaTGTGTGTTAAATAGCTGTTTTTGTATTAAAGAAAGGAAAGTGTGTTATAGTGGAACCACTTTCAGCAGTAGAGGAAATCTTGTTAAATGTCCTGGACTGAGCTCCTGTCTCCCTCCGTGTTTCTATATGGAGTTGAACCGGAGTCAGTGAAAATCGGAGGTGCAGATTCCTCTGTGCTGTTTTGATGTGTGTGGCTGTACCAGGATCAGCTCAGTCTTACACTTCAGAtgctcttttattgttttgtgtgcttctgtctctgcagcttgaTTGTTATCAATCATTTGGTATTTGGATAGAACATGAGAGTACCCCTCCCCCTCAACAGCTGGATCCTAGACGAAGCAAAACATGAACTGCgacgggagggaggaggggggagccaGAGGAGGGACTCCGGGACCTGCCCAGGGGCTCGGGCGGACGGCGCCGTGGCAGCTCGaaggcagagttctgaggctcgggagggcggtcaggagccaagcacAGGAGCCCCTCAGGCGGGCGGCCCGAAGACCGGTCAGGGGCAGAGGGCAAGAGCTCCGACCTCAGCCCCGGATGTGGGGCACGAACCGGAGCTGAAACCACGaagacctccgacgccggaacacAAAGGACGTCAGCcaggagcctccggcgcggggCAGGGATtggagcagagagtggagcaggggCTGGACCAggtgctggagctggcaccgcgaagacctccgacgccggaacacAAAGGACGTCAGCCAAGAGCCTCCGGCACGGGGCaaggactggagcagggactggagcaggggcTGGAGCTGGCACAGCGAAGACCTCCGATGCcggaacacaggggacgtcagccaggAGCCTCCGGCGCtgggcagggactggagcaggcactgcgaggacctccgacgccggaaaCAGAGTGGCGTCTGGCGGGACCCTCCGGcgtgggacagggactggatcggggactggagctggcaccgcgaagaCCTCTGACGCCGGAATCAGAGTGGCGTCTGCCAGGACCCTCCGGcgtgggacagggactggatcggggactggagctggcaccgcgaagaCCTCTgacgccggaaccagagtggcgtctgccgggaccctccggcgcgggacagggactggagacTGCGAGCCAGTCGGGACTGGAGGTGGCTGGTGCCTCTGAGCAGACTGCTGAAGAGAGAAGCTTCTGCTGTATTCCGCCTCTTCAACATCCACCAACCAACACCAGAAGCTTTTTGGATCCTGCCGGGTCCCCCACAAGCCCAACAGCCCCCCAGGTACCGGTCAGCGAATGAGGCTGGTGGCTGTTTCCTCTGAGCAGGCTGTAGAGGTGAGGGTTTTCTGCATCTGGCCCCAATAGCAGACACTCTTTCCAGGCTCCAAAATCCACACAGAGCCAAACGGCTTGCCGCATCCAGGTCTGTGGCTAGGGCTTGAGGGTTGCGGAGTCTCTTTAGtcttatatttaacaaaaaaggtatttactataaacaaaagcacaaggaagcttacaggaggctcaggagatcaggacagggCAGGACAGGAAAACAGAACAGCAACATGGAACATAATCCACCAGCACGACCAGAGGAACCAGAACGAGCACAAGAAACACTGGAGAAAAACTGGAAGCAAAACAGACAATCCGACCGAGGACAAggggaaggacagaggcttaaatacacacaggggaggcaggggtaattggccacaggtgcaacacatgaggagttagaaagacaatcaccaagacaggaagtgaagacagaaacaacccacaaggaacagagactacaaaataaaacaggaaacagaaaacacagagaatgaaattaacaaactaaactgACAGAACATGAGAGTGTCAACACGAGTCGTCAAGTCAAACATTGAAAGACCAGGAAACACAGGAACATTACTctaccttcacaataaaagcatgagatatacaatgtaattattaaatttatttatatactgtcactgatcatcttcatatacagtcactgctgctgatcgcaaggccctgcagagggtggtgagGACAGCAGAGCacatcatcggctgccatctcccttccgtgcaagacatctacaacacaagatgcctgagaaaagcacggaagatcatcaaggaccacagccacccaggctgtggacttctcacactgctgccgtctggcagacgtttCCGGAGCATCCGAGTACGGACTACCAGActaacaaacagcttcttccccccccaggccattaggcttctgaacaaccAACACTGACCCACTGAACAGTCGCCATCACCATGTACACTCTTCTCCCCCATTCATACAACTACACTTACTTATTAAACATATatgcatattatttaattttatattcctaactccttcaccctgtaaactgctgctagcCTTCATTTGAATGTAAATTGTTgtactatgttatatgttacatGTTTTTAGATtaaatgttatatgttatatcttgtttatttttatgttgtaCTTCCCTTCAGGTcataagaatttcactgctctgaTGACACTAAGCTATTTGGTGCATGTGACGATAAACTTTgatctgatttgatttgatttgatttgaaacatTAGAAAACAATGTGTAGAAACTAACAAGAGGAGGTCAACAGGAACAAACCCTCTGGGTCCAGGACCCTGGAGTTTTCTGAAGTTGTTGACATGTTGTTGGAGAGTTTAATGCGATTCATGGAGGGTGAAGCAGTCTGATAAAAAGCCAGAGTGCAGCCCTCCACTGTCTGTGCCTCTGGAGTCTGTGAGTGAATCTCCTACAGGCCACAGGCTCCTGAACTCCTCTCAGGGAGACTTGTTACAGGATCTTTATGAACGGCTGTTGTATGATCTGCACTTGTTACTGATTCACTCTGTTTTTCAGAAGCCTGATGGATGATGAAGTCAATGTAACGTATATAACTTTCGATGGACATGTGGAGTTGCAGAAATACagacatttgtattttgtggtCATGTttgcattatatattataataatctgTTGGAATTCCACCATTGTGTATCTTATTGTGATTCATAAAAACCTCCATGAGCCGATGTACATCTTCATTGCAGCTTTGTTAATCAACTCTATTCTTTACAGCACAACAATCTACCCCAAGCTTTTGATCGACTTCTTATCTGAAGAACAGATCACGACTTTCCCACGTTGTCTCTTTCAAGCTGCTGTGTATTACACTATGACCACGTCAGAGTTTCTATTGTTGTCGGCCATGGCTTATGACAGATATGTGTCCATATGTAAACCTCTGCAATATCCAACCATCATGAGGAAGACAACTGTAAAAGTCTTTCTCTTCATAGCTTGGTTTGTTCCTGCTTGTGAACTTGGAATATCAGTTGTATTGTATATTAATGTAAAGATCTGTCACTTCAGTCTGAAAGGCCTCTTCTGCAACACGTCCATTTTCACACTTCAATGTGTGACCTCAGTGGCTCTGTCCATTTATGGAGTGTTTCTGTTAGTGAATATTTGTCTTCTCCCGATGCTCTTCATAGTTTTTACATACATCAGGATACTCATCGTCACTAACAGAAGGTTTAAAACAACGAGGACAAAAGCTCTACAGACCTGTTTACCTCACCTGCTGGTTCTTATCAACCTTTCCTGTTTTGTTGCGTATGACGTCATTGTAGTTCGTTTGGAATCAGATATACCAAAACTTGCCCGTTTGATATTGACATTACAAATAATGGTGTATCATCCTCTTCTTAATACggactgaaaatgaatgaaatctcCAAAC from Pleuronectes platessa chromosome 14, fPlePla1.1, whole genome shotgun sequence carries:
- the LOC128456098 gene encoding olfactory receptor 13C9-like — encoded protein: MDDEVNVTYITFDGHVELQKYRHLYFVVMFALYIIIICWNSTIVYLIVIHKNLHEPMYIFIAALLINSILYSTTIYPKLLIDFLSEEQITTFPRCLFQAAVYYTMTTSEFLLLSAMAYDRYVSICKPLQYPTIMRKTTVKVFLFIAWFVPACELGISVVLYINVKICHFSLKGLFCNTSIFTLQCVTSVALSIYGVFLLVNICLLPMLFIVFTYIRILIVTNRRFKTTRTKALQTCLPHLLVLINLSCFVAYDVIVVRLESDIPKLARLILTLQIMVYHPLLNTD